From the genome of Gloeocapsa sp. DLM2.Bin57, one region includes:
- a CDS encoding NYN domain-containing protein produces the protein MPNLALLLDLDNLKPKLHNLETICARYGEIKTRRAFANTPAVLAAYGGDFRKFKYHFEITPGLDIVSQEVDNLIAQTVLEIIANMQFQLKIIAIVSNDNGYAKLLHQLRQQKIQSLVIGNEQMGRKLRETADYVEILQETMRPSYLGIDLGTTNTVIARADLNQIRGDWRVSVVELPVRNEQGGLVSNKTIPSSVRFNSDENAEVGAHVKAHAYPFRDKTILAWKHQMGCVNSSGDAYQYQLSFGKITPEMAAAKVLGFCRNQLQQRYGEMQGAVITHPASYETDAIAATKKAAVLAGWKEEEVVLIAEPQAALYDFLHRVEMGEIQAPFDVFQPSNILVYDLGGGTLDITLHQVHYDQSTRRFLIEDIAIGSRTRLGGDNIDELIVDYILNHSSSRAEYYSLSTPEQEKLRYELIIYAERFKKLWGAEYTFAPEKDNFNYPFQGDFLNSTFLIRYYINVEKMRAILAPILCQDLSLDSLVRLDQENAFDLPPFTDRFNTLVVPVLEVFLKAKQSTGAFPNIQAVLLNGGMTYFPPIYERLQQLFGGNIPILQDGNPDLAVARGAALYAAGALQPLELVNPTNIYLEVSENGEEGLRLLVAQGQKYPYKTRLDQFRIPNADQGYLMFKIWVGMGSKPGCNTTLQRLRRVSLAEIWQSNLTPGCELELEVEYTFDRRLLLTLIGPGEEKFPLEVAPEIEQVTIAEQPRDSLPIPSIPRGREGREINPELRVNLQKWETLAIHLTHNHNSAAFHRERKDLEIQSAIAANRLRISQNMLSWLERRTYAQTNLVNTQVWLAVMALSKIFNATDPQEQNVITLEKRFQTWIKSQLDNRLAGLPNDLLTAIAETPGKLFWSGFERSLRENYLFLKHRPIGINLLNSFGKCAQPTGDNLNFLLGILKNSQHLVHQEKAAWAIARLISLGQPEDYRARFSDVERSTQIAVNLLYRQVRQPQIALNLLTCLCQYLGWQNQHLPLNPALTRQIEQLPLADLPVKTNLGQYPQIENVFYQRLQLLRGMLNISHISTEELRDIQNWLLESLKD, from the coding sequence ATGCCTAACTTAGCTTTATTATTAGATTTAGATAATCTTAAACCCAAGTTACATAATCTAGAGACAATTTGTGCTAGATATGGTGAGATTAAAACTCGGAGAGCTTTTGCCAATACTCCAGCAGTATTAGCCGCTTATGGGGGTGATTTTCGCAAGTTTAAATATCATTTTGAAATAACCCCAGGATTAGATATAGTCTCTCAAGAAGTAGATAATCTGATTGCCCAAACTGTCTTAGAAATAATTGCTAATATGCAATTTCAATTAAAGATTATAGCCATTGTTAGTAACGATAATGGCTACGCTAAATTATTACACCAACTGAGACAACAAAAAATTCAGAGCCTAGTCATAGGTAATGAGCAAATGGGGCGTAAATTGCGAGAAACAGCCGATTATGTGGAAATTCTCCAAGAAACAATGCGCCCATCTTATTTGGGTATAGATTTAGGCACAACTAATACAGTAATTGCTAGAGCTGATTTAAACCAAATCAGGGGAGATTGGCGAGTCTCAGTGGTAGAATTACCCGTCAGAAACGAACAAGGAGGATTGGTTAGTAATAAAACTATTCCCTCCTCGGTGAGATTTAATTCTGATGAAAATGCAGAAGTAGGAGCACATGTAAAAGCTCACGCTTATCCCTTTCGGGATAAAACTATCTTAGCTTGGAAACATCAAATGGGTTGTGTAAACTCTAGTGGGGATGCTTATCAATATCAGTTGAGTTTTGGTAAGATTACACCAGAAATGGCAGCAGCTAAGGTATTAGGGTTTTGTCGCAATCAACTGCAACAGAGATACGGGGAAATGCAGGGAGCAGTGATTACTCATCCTGCTTCCTATGAAACAGATGCGATCGCCGCTACTAAAAAAGCAGCGGTGTTAGCGGGATGGAAAGAAGAAGAAGTAGTCTTAATCGCAGAGCCACAAGCTGCATTATACGACTTTCTCCATCGCGTAGAAATGGGAGAGATACAAGCTCCCTTTGATGTTTTTCAACCTTCTAATATCCTGGTTTATGATTTAGGAGGGGGAACTCTCGATATTACTTTACACCAAGTGCATTATGATCAAAGTACGCGACGTTTTTTAATAGAAGATATCGCTATTGGCTCTCGCACTCGTTTAGGTGGGGATAATATTGATGAGTTAATCGTTGATTATATTCTTAATCATTCTTCATCTAGAGCTGAGTATTATTCCCTGAGTACTCCTGAACAAGAAAAGTTGCGTTATGAGTTGATTATCTACGCTGAAAGGTTTAAAAAATTATGGGGAGCAGAATATACCTTTGCTCCTGAAAAGGATAATTTTAATTATCCTTTTCAGGGGGATTTTCTTAATTCGACTTTTCTGATTCGTTATTATATTAACGTAGAAAAGATGAGGGCAATTTTAGCCCCCATTTTGTGTCAAGATTTATCTCTAGATAGTTTAGTTCGTTTAGATCAAGAGAATGCTTTTGATTTACCTCCCTTTACCGATAGATTTAATACTTTAGTTGTTCCAGTTTTAGAAGTTTTTCTCAAAGCTAAACAAAGTACAGGTGCTTTTCCTAACATACAAGCGGTGTTGTTAAATGGGGGAATGACTTATTTTCCTCCGATTTATGAACGTTTACAACAGTTGTTTGGCGGAAATATTCCTATTTTGCAAGATGGTAACCCTGATTTAGCCGTAGCTCGTGGAGCTGCATTATATGCTGCTGGAGCGCTACAACCACTAGAATTGGTTAATCCTACCAATATTTATCTGGAAGTGAGTGAAAATGGGGAAGAAGGTTTACGTCTATTGGTAGCACAGGGTCAAAAATATCCCTATAAAACTCGTTTAGATCAGTTTCGCATACCTAATGCTGATCAAGGTTATCTGATGTTTAAAATCTGGGTAGGAATGGGGAGTAAACCTGGTTGTAATACAACGTTGCAACGCCTGAGAAGGGTATCTTTAGCTGAGATTTGGCAAAGTAATCTGACTCCTGGTTGTGAGTTAGAGTTAGAGGTAGAATATACTTTTGATCGCCGTCTGTTATTAACTTTAATCGGACCTGGTGAAGAAAAATTCCCTCTAGAAGTAGCTCCTGAAATTGAACAAGTAACTATAGCTGAGCAACCTAGAGACTCTTTACCTATTCCTTCTATACCCAGAGGTAGAGAGGGAAGGGAAATAAATCCAGAATTACGAGTTAATCTGCAAAAATGGGAAACACTAGCTATCCATCTTACTCATAATCATAATAGCGCTGCTTTCCATCGGGAGCGTAAAGATTTAGAAATTCAAAGCGCGATCGCCGCTAACCGTCTGCGAATCAGCCAAAATATGCTCTCTTGGTTGGAAAGAAGAACTTATGCTCAGACTAATTTGGTTAATACTCAAGTTTGGCTGGCGGTGATGGCTTTGAGTAAAATCTTTAATGCTACTGATCCTCAAGAGCAAAATGTCATTACCTTAGAAAAACGCTTTCAAACTTGGATTAAGTCTCAATTAGATAATCGTTTAGCAGGGTTACCTAATGATTTATTAACGGCGATCGCGGAAACTCCAGGTAAACTATTTTGGTCTGGATTTGAGAGATCTTTACGGGAAAATTATCTCTTTCTCAAACATAGACCCATAGGGATTAATTTGCTCAATTCTTTTGGTAAATGTGCTCAACCTACTGGTGATAATCTCAATTTTTTACTAGGTATTCTCAAAAATAGTCAACACTTAGTTCACCAGGAGAAAGCAGCTTGGGCGATCGCGCGTTTAATTTCTTTAGGACAACCAGAGGATTATCGCGCCAGATTTAGCGACGTAGAGAGAAGTACACAAATTGCTGTCAATTTACTCTATCGTCAAGTTAGACAACCTCAAATCGCCCTTAATTTATTAACTTGTCTTTGTCAATATTTAGGTTGGCAAAATCAACATCTACCTTTAAATCCTGCTTTGACTAGACAAATTGAGCAATTACCCTTAGCTGATTTACCTGTTAAGACTAATCTTGGACAATATCCCCAGATTGAAAATGTCTTTTATCAGAGATTACAGCTACTGCGTGGTATGCTGAATATCTCTCACATTTCTACTGAGGAACTTCGGGATATCCAAAATTGGCTTTTAGAATCCTTAAAAGATTAG
- a CDS encoding cobalamin biosynthesis protein, with product MDKVILLLAALLDYLIGDPVGLLHPVQVMGWLINLFTNWTIQLTQSPRLRRLLGVVLGIGLILGTGIISWLIIAVLTVINPWLGIVTQVILLASCFATRSLTDAALEVIQPLREDNLELARSCLSRYVGRDTANLSVEEVLRAVVETIAENTTDGVTAPLFYAILGGIIPVIGPVPLAMAYKAASTLDSMIGYRREPYTDLGWFSANIEDRLTWLPTRLTVFTLGLISGKPLQVWKICQRDAPQDPSPNSGWSEAVYSGILGVQLGGENSYQGVIVTKPLLGDPLYPLTLEIVTQALTLTHLCFLIWLAIGLFITPS from the coding sequence ATTGACAAGGTGATTTTATTATTAGCGGCGCTACTAGATTATCTGATTGGTGATCCTGTTGGACTATTGCACCCTGTACAAGTGATGGGGTGGTTGATTAATCTTTTCACTAATTGGACGATTCAACTCACACAATCACCACGATTAAGACGTCTGTTAGGGGTTGTCTTAGGTATAGGTTTAATTTTGGGTACTGGTATAATTAGTTGGTTAATTATTGCTGTTTTAACCGTGATTAACCCTTGGTTAGGGATAGTTACTCAAGTTATTTTATTAGCTTCATGTTTTGCTACCCGTAGTTTGACTGATGCAGCTTTAGAAGTAATCCAACCACTCAGGGAAGATAATTTAGAGTTAGCCCGCTCTTGTCTTAGTAGATACGTTGGTCGAGATACAGCTAATCTCTCTGTGGAGGAAGTATTAAGAGCCGTAGTAGAAACAATAGCAGAAAATACTACTGACGGAGTTACAGCGCCCTTATTCTACGCTATCTTAGGAGGGATTATACCAGTTATTGGACCTGTACCTCTAGCTATGGCTTATAAAGCGGCTAGTACCCTAGATTCCATGATAGGTTATCGTCGAGAGCCTTATACTGATTTGGGTTGGTTTAGCGCCAATATTGAAGATCGTTTGACTTGGTTGCCAACTCGTCTAACAGTGTTTACTTTAGGTTTAATATCTGGTAAACCTTTACAAGTATGGAAGATTTGTCAAAGGGATGCGCCACAAGATCCCAGCCCTAATTCTGGTTGGAGCGAAGCGGTTTATAGTGGTATTTTGGGTGTGCAATTGGGGGGAGAAAATAGTTACCAAGGGGTAATCGTAACTAAACCTCTTTTGGGAGATCCTCTCTATCCTTTGACTCTAGAAATCGTAACCCAAGCTTTAACACTAACTCATCTCTGCTTTTTAATTTGGTTAGCTATTGGTTTGTTCATAACGCCTAGTTAA
- a CDS encoding methyltransferase domain-containing protein produces the protein MAGTELKADMWVSEYITPWDIYVHGVNKILAYQKTAYQEMYIVESGAYGKALVLDGKWQSCTGDEFLYHEALVHPAMIAHKSPQTVLILGGGEGATIREVLRWKSVTKVMMVDIDGEVVEACRQHLPEMHQNAFDDPRVELVIADALEILDTTSQTWDVIISDLSDPIEEGPSFALFTKEYYQKLQKVLSPQGIVVIQAGPVAPANLQLHARLVNTLKAVFPNVHSYFSPTTTYGSAWGFALASQVTLETQPLPGEIDQLLANQTHGGFKALDGVGLLGMLNTPLYIRQAIATETQVYTLSEPPKFFGKGVKN, from the coding sequence ATGGCTGGTACAGAACTAAAAGCGGATATGTGGGTTAGTGAGTATATCACTCCTTGGGATATTTATGTACATGGGGTTAATAAAATTCTGGCTTACCAGAAAACCGCTTATCAAGAAATGTATATCGTGGAAAGTGGTGCTTATGGTAAAGCTTTGGTACTCGATGGTAAATGGCAATCTTGTACAGGAGACGAATTTCTCTATCATGAAGCTTTAGTACATCCTGCGATGATCGCTCATAAATCACCCCAAACAGTACTGATTTTAGGAGGTGGTGAAGGTGCTACCATTAGAGAAGTATTGCGGTGGAAAAGTGTAACTAAGGTGATGATGGTAGATATCGATGGAGAAGTAGTGGAAGCTTGTCGTCAACATCTACCAGAAATGCACCAAAATGCTTTTGATGATCCTCGGGTAGAATTAGTCATCGCTGATGCGTTAGAGATTTTAGATACAACTTCTCAGACTTGGGATGTAATTATCTCTGATTTATCAGATCCTATCGAAGAAGGCCCATCTTTTGCTCTATTTACCAAAGAATATTATCAAAAGTTACAAAAAGTGTTGAGTCCTCAAGGGATAGTAGTAATTCAAGCAGGTCCTGTAGCACCCGCTAATTTACAATTACACGCACGTTTAGTTAATACCCTCAAGGCGGTTTTTCCTAATGTTCATTCTTATTTCTCTCCGACTACTACTTATGGATCAGCTTGGGGTTTCGCTTTAGCTTCACAAGTAACCCTAGAAACCCAACCCTTACCTGGGGAGATAGATCAATTGTTAGCTAACCAAACTCATGGTGGTTTTAAAGCCCTCGATGGAGTAGGATTATTGGGTATGTTGAATACCCCTCTCTATATTCGTCAGGCGATCGCTACTGAAACTCAAGTTTACACACTCAGTGAACCACCTAAATTTTTTGGTAAAGGAGTTAAAAATTAA